Within Micromonospora parathelypteridis, the genomic segment AGCTCGGCGTCGATCTGCTCCTCGGTCTTCTCCTCGGCCGCGAGGTATTCCTCCATCGAGGCGCCGATGCGCTCCAACTGGTCGATCATCGCCTGCTTACGGCTGGCGACCTCCTCGCGGACGACACCCTCCGGCGCCGGGATCTCGGCGGCCTCGACGAGCTGCGAGAGCGCCTTGTCGCGGGCGGCGTAGATCTGCTCGACCTGCTTGCCCTGGGTGACCCGCGCCCGCAGGTCGCCGCGCAGCTCCTCGATCGTGTCGAACTCGCTCGCCATCTGGGCGAACTCGTCGTTCAGCTCGGGCAGCTCCTTCTCCTTGACCGTGCGCACGGTCACGGCCACCTCGGCGTCCCGACCGGCGAGGTCGCCGCCGACCAGCTGGGTGGTGAAGGTGGTGTCCTCGCCGGCGGCGAGACCGACCACGGCCTCGTCGAGGCCCGGCAGCAGCTGCTTGCTGCCCACCTCGTGGGAGATGTTGCTCGCCTGGCCGCCCGGCACGTCCTCGCCGTCGACGGTGGCGTTCAGGTCGATCTGGACGTAGTCACCCTCGGCGGCGGCCCGCTCGACGGTCTTCAGGGTCGCGAAACGCTCCCGCAGGTTCTTCACCTGCTCGTCGATCTCGCTCTCGTCGATCTGCAGCTCGTCGACGGTCACCTCGAGGGTGGTCGCGTCCGGGATGGTGATCTCCGGACGGACGTCGACCTCAGCGGTGAAGTTCAGCGAGTCACCGTCGTTGAACTCGGTGATCTCGACCTCGGGACGCCCCAGCGTCTTCAGGTCGTGCTCGCGAACCGCGGCGAGGATGTTCTCCGGGATGGCCTCCTGGACCGCCTCGTTGAGGACGGTGCCCCGGCCGACCCGCTGGTCGATCACCGCGGTCGGCACCTTGCCCCGGCGGAAGCCCGGAACCTGGACCTGCGAACCGATCTCCCGGTACGCCTTCTTGAGGCTCGGCTCGAGCTCGACGAACGGCACCTCGATGGCGAGCCGCACGCGCGTCGGGCTCAGAGTCTCGACGGTGCTCTTCACAGGCGTACTCCTTGACGGATCTCAGTTGAGTCTGGGCGTGATTCAGCCCATCGAGTGTAGGTGAGCCGGCCTGACGCACCGGCAGCGCCCGGGGACCGCACTGGGCGGCACCCGGGGCGGATCGGCCGCGGACGACAGTCGGGGTGGCGGGATTTGAACCCACGGCCCCTCGCTCCCAAAGCGAGTGCGCTACCAAGCTGCGCCACACCCCGTGGCGACGTGCAGTCTATGCCGTCGGCGCGACTCAGGCGGTGCCGGGGGACCCCCCACCTGGACATATCCGCTGAAAGCACTCTTACTGCCCACCTGCGCTCCGCGCCGCCCGCGGCCCGCGCGCCGGCCCGGCTCGGTCCCAAGATCCGCGCAACTTCGGGGAAAGTGCTGCTTCCCGGCGGGTCGAGGCCGCAACATCCCCGATGTTGCGCGGATCTTGAGGCCGGGGCGGTGGTGCGGCTGCGCGGTCGGCACTGCGATTGGGTACGCTGTCAGCGCGTCCCGCAGTGGCGGGGTGCACGCGGGCGTAGCTCAATGGTAGAGCTTCAGTCTTCCAAACTGACTACGCGAGTTCGATTCTCGTCGCCCGCTCCAACGGCCTCCGGCCCAGGTCAGAGGCCACATCGCCAGTCCCGGGCCGGTCGCCCACCTCGAACGTGTCACGAGAGGCGCGGCAGCGCGAGCCAGTCCTGCCAGGAGATGTCACGGCCCAGAAAACGGGGCTGCTGGAAGGGCCAGTCGGCGGCGATCCACTGCGGCACCAGCGCGTCGAGCGCGCGCTCCACCTCGCCGCCGACGAGGTCGTCCACCACCCACCAGGAGACCTCGCCGTCGGAGCCGGTGCGCTCGGGCGGGTCGATGTAGACACAGCCGAGGATCGCCGTCTCCTCCTCGTCCAGCAGCGCGTAGTTGAACGACTCGTGCGCGGCTATCTCCTTCTCGTGCCGCAGCAGGTCGACGCGGTCCTCCTCATAGGTCATCGTCTCCGGGGGCCACCCCCAGGCCGGGCCGAAGATCTCCCACAGGCGCTCCCGGGAGCCCATCACGGCGGGGTAGTCGATGGCGGTGTCCGCCTCCCGGATCGGCCGCAGGTGAAGCGCGGTGTGCGGCACGGGCACGTGGACAGGGTGGACGAAGTCGGCAGGCAACCAGCTCATGAGGCCCGAGGCTACCGCCGAGGGGTCGCCCGTCAGACGCCCGAGGACCCAGGTGGACCGCGACCGCGGCACCTGGGCCCACCCGGCGAGGCCGGGTCACCGCGTCACTTCAGGTGGAACCGCTCGTCGACCGCGAGGGCCGCCAACTCCGGTACGGAGAACGGCAGATTCTTCAACGCCGGCTGGTTCTCGTCGAGCCTCGCGCCCTGCGCCACGAAGACCACCACGCCATCCGGGTGCCGGTACGCCGACCACTGGTCGAGCCGGTCGTCGCTGTCCGGTCGGACCACCACGCCGACCTTCGCCGCTCCGATCGTCTCGACCTGGCACTCGCCCTGCATGCCCCAGAAGTTCTGGGCCAGCTCGCACGGCTCGGTCGGCAGCGGGTTGCCGGCGTCGTGCACCTCGACGATCACGCGCCCGGTGCCGTTGCCCTGGGCCACGGCGACCGAGGACATGTAACTCCACAGGTCGACGCCGTTCACCTTGTCCTCGAACTGTGCCTGGTGGGTCCGCAGCGTCCTCTGCTCGGCGGGCTGGTTCGCGGGGTCGTCCGGCTTGGTGTAGCCGGCGGGCAC encodes:
- a CDS encoding N-acetyltransferase; the encoded protein is MSWLPADFVHPVHVPVPHTALHLRPIREADTAIDYPAVMGSRERLWEIFGPAWGWPPETMTYEEDRVDLLRHEKEIAAHESFNYALLDEEETAILGCVYIDPPERTGSDGEVSWWVVDDLVGGEVERALDALVPQWIAADWPFQQPRFLGRDISWQDWLALPRLS
- the tig gene encoding trigger factor: MKSTVETLSPTRVRLAIEVPFVELEPSLKKAYREIGSQVQVPGFRRGKVPTAVIDQRVGRGTVLNEAVQEAIPENILAAVREHDLKTLGRPEVEITEFNDGDSLNFTAEVDVRPEITIPDATTLEVTVDELQIDESEIDEQVKNLRERFATLKTVERAAAEGDYVQIDLNATVDGEDVPGGQASNISHEVGSKQLLPGLDEAVVGLAAGEDTTFTTQLVGGDLAGRDAEVAVTVRTVKEKELPELNDEFAQMASEFDTIEELRGDLRARVTQGKQVEQIYAARDKALSQLVEAAEIPAPEGVVREEVASRKQAMIDQLERIGASMEEYLAAEEKTEEQIDAELTEAATEGVKVQLLLDTLADAEDVEVSDDEFGHEIVHRAQRAGMAPQQYYDQLVRSGAAAAVFGDVRRGKALAAVMERITIKDSAGNEVTLDALRAANEAEHNHAH